A part of Cannabis sativa cultivar Pink pepper isolate KNU-18-1 chromosome 6, ASM2916894v1, whole genome shotgun sequence genomic DNA contains:
- the LOC115725654 gene encoding DNA replication licensing factor MCM5, with protein MSGWDEGAIYYSDQAQSLGDGSGGLGDHAAGGNASNHSVLLKFKEFIRSFETDKNVFPYRESLLHNSKFLLVDLEDLHSFDSDLPAKLRSAPADFLPLFENAAGQVLANLKTKVAGNEGQLEEPVPEDVQILLTSREDSVSMRSLGAQYISKLVKIAGITIAASRVKAKATYVTVMCKNCKNVQRVPCRPGLGGAIVPRSCNHVPQAGEEPCPIDPWVVVPDRSKYVDQQTLKLQENPEDVPTGELPRNMLLSVDRHLVQTIVPGTRLTIMGIYSIYQAANSSTSHKGAVAVRQPYIRIVGIEEANDANSRGPAAFTSEEIEEFKKFAAEQDVYKNICSKIAPSIFGHEDVKKAVACLLFGGSRKSLPDGVKLRGDINVLLLGDPSTAKSQFLKFVEKTAPVAVYTSGKGSSAAGLTASVIRDSSTREFYLEGGAMVLADGGVVCIDEFDKMRPEDRVAIHEAMEQQTISIAKAGITTVLNSRTSVLAAANPPSGRYDDLKTAQDNIDLQTTILSRFDLIFIVKDIRMYSQDKIIASHIIKVHASAGANLGDNRVVAKEENWLKRYIQFCRTGCHPRLSDSASTLLQNNYVKIRQDMRRQANETGEGSAIPITVRQLEAIVRLSESLAKMKLSHVATEENVQEALRLFTVSTMDAAKSGINQQINLTAEMANEIKQAETQIKRRIGIGNHISERKLIDELARMGMNESTVRRALIIMHQRDEVEYKRERRLILRKA; from the exons atGTCGGGGTGGGACGAGGGAGCGATCTACTACAGCGACCAGGCGCAGTCGCTCGGCGATGGTTCCGGTGGACTCGGTGATCATGCCGCCGGTGGAAACGCCAGTAACCACTCAGTCCTTCTCAAGTTCAAGGAATTCATTCGAAGCTTCGAGACCGATAAGAACGTCTTTCCTTACAGAGAAAGCCTCCTTCATAACTCCAAGTTCCTTCTCGTTGATCTTGAAGACCTCCACTCCTTCGACTCTGATCTCCCTGCTAAGCTTCGTTCTGCTCCGGCTGATTTTTTACCATTG TTTGAGAATGCGGCGGGCCAGGTTTTGGCGAATTTGAAAACGAAGGTGGCCGGAAATGAAGGGCAACTGGAGGAGCCAGTCCCGGAGGACGTCCAGATTTTGCTCACTTCGAGGGAGGACTCAGTATCGATGCGCTCGCTTGGG GCTCAATACATATCAAAACTCGTCAAAATAGCTGGTATCACTATAGCTGCTTCGAGGGTTAAAGCCAAAGCGACTTATGTGACTGTGATGTGTAAGAATTGTAAAAACGTGCAGAGAGTTCCATGTAGGCCAGGCCTTGGGGGAGCTATTGTCCCTCGCTCATGTAACCATGTTCCTCAG GCTGGAGAAGAGCCATGCCCAATTGATCCATGGGTTGTGGTTCCTGATAGGAGCAAGTATGTTGATCAGCAAACCTTGAAACTACAGGAAAACCCAGAG GATGTACCTACTGGTGAACTTCCTAGAAACATGCTTTTATCTGTGGACCGCCATCTTGTTCAAACAATTGTACCTGGAACTAGATTAACTATTATGGGAATATACAGTATCTACCAAGCTGCAAATTCTTCTACATC GCACAAAGGAGCAGTTGCTGTAAGGCAGCCTTATATCAGAATTGTAGGAATTGAAGAAGCAAATGATGCCAACTCTCGTGGTCCAGCAGCCTTTACCTCAGAAGAG atagAAGAATTCAAGAAGTTTGCCGCAGAACAGGATGTATACAAAAACATATGCTCAAAAATTGCACCCTCCATATTTGGTCATGAGGATGTAAAGAAGGCTGTGGCTTGCCTTTTGTTTGGAGGATCAAGGAAG AGTTTGCCAGACGGTGTAAAGCTAAGGGGGGATATCAATGTGTTGCTTTTGGGAGATCCATCTACTGCTAAATCACAG TTCCTCAAGTTTGTTGAGAAGACAGCTCCTGTGGCTGTTTATACATCAGGAAAAGGTTCATCTGCTGCTGGTCTTACTGCTTCTGTAATCAGAGATAGTAGTACA CGTGAGTTCTATCTTGAAGGAGGAGCCATGGTTTTGGCAGATGGGGGTGTTGTCTGTATTGATGAGTTTGACAAAATGAGGCCAGAAGATAG GGTTGCCATCCACGAAGCCATGGAGCAGCAAACCATATCCATTGCTAAAGCAGGAATAACGACTGTTCTTAATTCTAGAACATCTGTCCTTGCAGCTGCTAACCCACCATCTGGACGTTATGATGATCTCAAG ACTGCACAGGATAACATTGATTTGCAGACAACAATTCTTTCTAGATTTGATTTAATCTTCATTGTCAAAGATATCAGGATGTACAGTCAAGATAAG ATTATTGCAAGCCACATTATAAAAGTTCATGCATCTGCTGGTGCGAATCTCGGTGACAATAGAGTTGTTGCAAAAGAAGAAAATTGGCTGAAGAG GTACATACAATTTTGTCGAACTGGATGTCATCCCCGGTTATCAGATTCTGCATCCACCTTGCTAcaaaataattatgttaaaatcAGACAG GACATGAGACGGCAGGCAAATGAAACTGGCGAGGGTTCAGCAATCCCTATAACAGTGAGGCAGCTTGAAGCTATTGTAAGATTGAGTGAATCACTTGCAAAAATGAAACT GTCTCATGTGGCTACTGAAGAAAATGTACAAGAAGCTTTAAGACTTTTTACAGTTTCAACAATGGATGCTGCAAAGTCTGGAATAAATCAACAAATTAATCTTACTGCCGAAATGGCAAATGAAATAAAG CAAGCGGAAACTCAGATAAAGAGAAGAATAGGCATTGGGAACCACATATCAGAGAGGAAGCTGATTGATGAGCTTGCTAGAATGGGAATGAACGAGTCTACT GTGAGAAGAGCTCTTATAATCATGCACCAAAGAGATGAAGTTGAGTACAAGAGAGAGAGGCGGCTTATTTTGCGCAAAGCATGA
- the LOC115724805 gene encoding uncharacterized protein LOC115724805 isoform X1 has protein sequence MVMVVTSATHSSPFLTFSSPSSSLSRPSLRYAVLGAGFAGLSVAWHLLRESAKDLNIRIDIYDEIGIGGGASGISGGLIHPYSPKAKLLWKGAECWNECLKLLGVAEAAEASMDSGQLNSGISDFDPNLQGLMVRRRGILRPAVSMKNMLLLSDNARSCLSSCRIETLEKDAVQNLAPNLCLPLNKAFYMPEAVNIHPQRYVQALYTACKNLAKELSASGVGEKELHLHKKNVNKLTDLEGEYQAVIICLGAKADMLPELAGRIPLRTCRGVVAHLKLSDDMGEEYPETGPSILSDAWLAIQGPRSLYMGSTWEWKSRNSSPNVSASESSQALDELLPKACAIYPDLNKWSFAGARAGLRAMPPLTAHGSLPLMGCVNDIVGESKGCKYWLFAGLGARGLLYHAWLGKLMAQAVLACNEQLIPSELTSWRKGTQ, from the exons ATGGTCATGGTGGTAACAAGTGCAACGCATTCTTCACCATTTCTGACTTTCTCTTCACCTTCTTCTTCCCTATCTCGGCCCTCTCTCAG GTACGCAGTTCTGGGTGCTGGTTTTGCTGGTCTTTCTGTTGCCTGGCATTTGCTCCGA GAGAGTGCAAAGGACTTGAACATACGAATAGATATTTATGATGAAATTGGGATTGGGGGAGGTGCTTCTGGAATTTCTGGAGGACTAATTCATCCTTATTCCCCTAAAG CTAAGCTTCTATGGAAGGGTGCTGAGTGTTGGAATGAGTGTTTAAAGCTTTTGGGTGTTGCTGAAGCAGCAGAAGCATCAATGGATTCTGGCCAGTTAAACTCTGGAATTTCAGATTTTGATCCTAACCTTCAAGGCCTCATGGTTCGAAGAag GGGAATCTTGAGGCCAGCAGTCAGCATGAAAAACATGCTATTGTTAAGCGAT AATGCTCGGAGTTGTCTTTCCAGTTGCAGAATAGAAACTCTTGAGAAGGATGCTGTCCAAAATCTTGCACCCAATTTATGTTTACCCTTGAACAAGGCTTTCTACATGCCCGAGGCTGTAAATATCCATCCTCAACGTTATGTTCAG GCGCTTTACACGGCGTGTAAGAATTTAGCAAAAGAATTATCTGCATCTGGCGTTGGTGAAAAAGAGCTACACTTGCACAAGAAAAATGTTAACAAACTCACTGATTTAGAAG GGGAATACCAGGCAGTAATAATATGTCTAGGTGCCAAAGCAGACATGCTTCCTGAGCTTGCTGGAAGGATTCCTTTAAGGACATGTAGAGGTGTTGTTGCGCACCTGAAGCTGTCTGATGATAtggg AGAAGAGTATCCAGAGACTGGCCCTTCCATACTTTCAGATGCTTGGCTAGCTATCCAGGGGCCTCGAAGTTTGTACATGGGCTCTACATGGGAATGGAAATCAAGAAACTCTTCTCCAAATGTCTCGGCATCAGAATCCTCTCAAGCCTTGGATGAACTTCTGCCCAAGGCATGTGCCATTTATCCAGATTTAAATAAGTGGAGTTTCGCTGGAGCTCGGGCTGGTCTGAGGGCAATGCCACCACTCACTGCCCACGGCTCACTTCCACTTATGGGTTGTGTCAATGACATTGTCGGTGAGAGTAAGGGCTGCAAATATTGGCTGTTTGCAGGGCTTGGTGCCAGGGGATTGCTGTACCATGCTTGGCTTGGGAAACTGATGGCACAGGCTGTGCTTGCATGTAATGAACAATTAATCCCATCTGAATTAACCTCATGGCGTAAGGGAACTCAATAA
- the LOC115724805 gene encoding uncharacterized protein LOC115724805 isoform X2 codes for MDSGQLNSGISDFDPNLQGLMVRRRGILRPAVSMKNMLLLSDNARSCLSSCRIETLEKDAVQNLAPNLCLPLNKAFYMPEAVNIHPQRYVQALYTACKNLAKELSASGVGEKELHLHKKNVNKLTDLEGEYQAVIICLGAKADMLPELAGRIPLRTCRGVVAHLKLSDDMGEEYPETGPSILSDAWLAIQGPRSLYMGSTWEWKSRNSSPNVSASESSQALDELLPKACAIYPDLNKWSFAGARAGLRAMPPLTAHGSLPLMGCVNDIVGESKGCKYWLFAGLGARGLLYHAWLGKLMAQAVLACNEQLIPSELTSWRKGTQ; via the exons ATGGATTCTGGCCAGTTAAACTCTGGAATTTCAGATTTTGATCCTAACCTTCAAGGCCTCATGGTTCGAAGAag GGGAATCTTGAGGCCAGCAGTCAGCATGAAAAACATGCTATTGTTAAGCGAT AATGCTCGGAGTTGTCTTTCCAGTTGCAGAATAGAAACTCTTGAGAAGGATGCTGTCCAAAATCTTGCACCCAATTTATGTTTACCCTTGAACAAGGCTTTCTACATGCCCGAGGCTGTAAATATCCATCCTCAACGTTATGTTCAG GCGCTTTACACGGCGTGTAAGAATTTAGCAAAAGAATTATCTGCATCTGGCGTTGGTGAAAAAGAGCTACACTTGCACAAGAAAAATGTTAACAAACTCACTGATTTAGAAG GGGAATACCAGGCAGTAATAATATGTCTAGGTGCCAAAGCAGACATGCTTCCTGAGCTTGCTGGAAGGATTCCTTTAAGGACATGTAGAGGTGTTGTTGCGCACCTGAAGCTGTCTGATGATAtggg AGAAGAGTATCCAGAGACTGGCCCTTCCATACTTTCAGATGCTTGGCTAGCTATCCAGGGGCCTCGAAGTTTGTACATGGGCTCTACATGGGAATGGAAATCAAGAAACTCTTCTCCAAATGTCTCGGCATCAGAATCCTCTCAAGCCTTGGATGAACTTCTGCCCAAGGCATGTGCCATTTATCCAGATTTAAATAAGTGGAGTTTCGCTGGAGCTCGGGCTGGTCTGAGGGCAATGCCACCACTCACTGCCCACGGCTCACTTCCACTTATGGGTTGTGTCAATGACATTGTCGGTGAGAGTAAGGGCTGCAAATATTGGCTGTTTGCAGGGCTTGGTGCCAGGGGATTGCTGTACCATGCTTGGCTTGGGAAACTGATGGCACAGGCTGTGCTTGCATGTAATGAACAATTAATCCCATCTGAATTAACCTCATGGCGTAAGGGAACTCAATAA